The following is a genomic window from Helicobacter sp. NHP19-003.
TGCTCGTGTCCTTGCCCAGAGCCCCGTCCTTTTATGACCCCACAAGACGGCTTGAGTTCTCGCTAGCACGGGCCAATAGCATCATCAAACGCATGTATGATTTAGGCTGGATTGGGGATAGAGAAATGGATGCAGCTTTAAACGAAGTGCCGCAAGTCTACCACACCACCACCACCCAAAATGTCGCCCCCTATGTGGCAGATGAAGTGGTGCGGACTTTGGGCTTTCTACCCGACCTTAAAACCGGGGGCTACACGATAAAATTGTATGTGGATTTAGACTACCAAAAATTCGCCCGCGATTCTTTGAGGCTGGGCTATCAAAACATGCTCAAGCAGTTGCGTGAAAATGAGGACAGCACACTCAATGGGGCGATGGTGGTTACAGACACCAAGAGCGGGCACATCTTAGCTCTTGTGGGGGGGGTGGATCACAACAGGAGTTCTTTTAACAGAGCCACCCAAGCCAAGCGCCAACTAGGCAGTGCCGTAAAACCCTTTATTTACCAAATCGCCTTTGACAACGGACTCTCTAGCGCGTCTTTGATCCCGGATGTGGCGCGCAGCTTCAATAACCGCAATGGCGCGACTCCCAAGCAACGCCATTGGCAGCCCAGAAACTACAACCGCAAGGTCAACGGCCTCGTAACCCTAAAAAGCGCCCTCACCCACTCGCTCAACCTTGCCACCATCAACCTCGTGGACTATGTGGGCTTTGACACCATTTATCGGGATCTTAGCTCTTTTGGCTTTGAGGACTTGCCTAAAAACATGTCCATTGCCCTGGGCAGTTTCAGCATTTCGCCCCTAGAGGCGAGCATGCAATACTCGCTCTTTTCTAACTATGGCAACATTGTAGAGCCGACTTTAATCGAGAGCATCACCGACTCAAGAGGGCATGAAAAACCCTTGAAGCTCATCACGCCCAAAAGCGTTCTGAGCCCCTCTAAGGCCTTTTTAACCCTAGCGGTGTTGCAAAATGTCGTGGAGAAGGGCACGGGGCGCAAGGCACAGGTGCCGGGGCTAGAGGTTGCGGGCAAAACGGGGACTTCTAACAACGATGTGGATGCGTGGTTTTGTGGCTTTAGCCCGAGTTTACAGACGATCGTGTGGTTTGGCCGAGATGACAACACGGGCATAGGCAGAGCGATGACGGGGGGGATGGTGGCCGCCCCCGTCTTTGGCGACTTCATGAAAAAAGTCCTTAAATTTGACCCGAACTTAAAACGCCGCTTTGAAATCCCCGAGGGCGTGATCGCCCAGCGCATCAATGGCGAAACCTTCTACACCATCAAGGGCACGGCACTTCCTAGCCAAAGCCAGGGCAACACACCGCTTTTATTCTAAGAATCGGTGGACTTGACAAAGCCCTTAAAATAGTGTATTATTACACTTTTTGCAAATGACCCGTTAGCTCAGCAGGTAGAGCAATTCCCTTTTAAGGAATGGGCCGCTGGTTCGAATCCAGCACGGGTCACCAGGCTCCTTCATCTAGTGGTTAGGATACCACCCTTTCACGGTGGTTACAGGGGTTCAAATCCCCTAGGAGTCACCACAAGGTCGCTTAGCTCAGTTGGTAGAGCGCCACCCTTACAAGGTGGATGTCATAAGTTCGAGTCTTATAGCGACCACCACGGAGCGGTAGTTCAGTTGGTTAGAATACCTGCCTGTCACGCAGGGGGTCGCGGGTTCAAGTCCCGTCCGTTCCGCCACTTCAATTAAACCCCAAACTTTAGTAGACCCCTTCATCTAGTGGCCAAGGATACCACTCTTTCAAGGTGGAAACGGAAGTTCAAATCTTTCAGGGGTCGCCACACTTTGCTGGTCTTTAAACCACCTACCACTCGCGCCCTAAGGCCCCTAGCTTTAGCTAGACGGATAGTTGGCTAGCATTAGCAGGATATGCTAATATCCAAGGCGCAATCAAGGGGTTGACCCCTTGGGGTTGGGGCATCAACCTTTGGAAGT
Proteins encoded in this region:
- a CDS encoding transglycosylase domain-containing protein → MQILKKVLWVLFILPVVLGGVFGCGYVFYLWEEADTDLKKVVDYKPDLTTQILDTKGRLIANIYDKEFRIYAHFNEIPPRMVEALLAVEDTLFFEHNGVNLDAIMRAFIKNLRNQKYAEGGSTLTQQLVKNMLLTRAKTLDRKLKEMVLALKLERMLTKEQILERYFNQTFFGHGFYGIKTAALGYFKKPLALLSLKEIAMLVSLPRAPSFYDPTRRLEFSLARANSIIKRMYDLGWIGDREMDAALNEVPQVYHTTTTQNVAPYVADEVVRTLGFLPDLKTGGYTIKLYVDLDYQKFARDSLRLGYQNMLKQLRENEDSTLNGAMVVTDTKSGHILALVGGVDHNRSSFNRATQAKRQLGSAVKPFIYQIAFDNGLSSASLIPDVARSFNNRNGATPKQRHWQPRNYNRKVNGLVTLKSALTHSLNLATINLVDYVGFDTIYRDLSSFGFEDLPKNMSIALGSFSISPLEASMQYSLFSNYGNIVEPTLIESITDSRGHEKPLKLITPKSVLSPSKAFLTLAVLQNVVEKGTGRKAQVPGLEVAGKTGTSNNDVDAWFCGFSPSLQTIVWFGRDDNTGIGRAMTGGMVAAPVFGDFMKKVLKFDPNLKRRFEIPEGVIAQRINGETFYTIKGTALPSQSQGNTPLLF